In Deinococcus aquaedulcis, one DNA window encodes the following:
- the nuoK gene encoding NADH-quinone oxidoreductase subunit NuoK, with the protein MVSTSSYLALSGILFALGMIGVLTRRTAIMVFLSVELMLNAANLALVAFARSWGDPTGQTAVFIVMTLAAAEVAIGLAIIVAIFRKRETTNVDDLAALKG; encoded by the coding sequence ATGGTCTCCACCTCGTCCTATCTGGCGCTGTCGGGCATTCTGTTTGCCCTGGGCATGATTGGCGTGCTCACCCGGCGCACGGCGATCATGGTCTTTCTGTCGGTGGAACTCATGCTGAACGCCGCGAACCTCGCGCTGGTGGCGTTCGCGCGCTCGTGGGGCGACCCCACCGGCCAGACCGCCGTGTTCATCGTCATGACGCTGGCCGCCGCCGAGGTGGCCATTGGTCTGGCGATCATCGTCGCTATTTTCCGCAAGCGCGAGACCACCAACGTGGACGATCTCGCGGCCCTGAAAGGCTGA
- a CDS encoding NADH-quinone oxidoreductase subunit J family protein — translation MTLAFILLGALAIVGGIITIAAKNAVHAALGLVGTLLCVAGLFATLNASFLAATQVIVYAGAVMVLFLFVIMLLNANQPVTGHDPVPFVRELAGIGGTLLAGAFVVLAFTYEDPRPLAESAAALRGGDAMIMGETLLTRFLLPFEAVSILLLVAIVGAVALVQRPEAQPDGVPDELEQPIGAARPERAPTPRTGAQPALQAGRESEVSA, via the coding sequence ATGACCCTCGCCTTCATCCTTCTGGGCGCGCTGGCCATTGTGGGCGGGATCATCACCATTGCGGCAAAGAACGCGGTGCACGCGGCGCTGGGGCTAGTGGGGACGTTGCTGTGTGTGGCGGGACTCTTTGCCACCCTGAACGCATCGTTTCTGGCGGCCACGCAGGTGATCGTGTATGCGGGGGCCGTGATGGTGCTCTTTCTCTTCGTGATCATGCTGCTCAATGCCAACCAGCCGGTCACCGGGCACGACCCGGTGCCCTTCGTGCGCGAACTCGCGGGCATTGGCGGCACGCTGCTGGCCGGCGCTTTTGTGGTCCTGGCCTTTACCTACGAAGACCCGCGCCCGCTGGCGGAAAGTGCGGCGGCGCTGCGCGGCGGCGACGCCATGATCATGGGCGAAACGCTGCTCACGCGTTTCCTGCTGCCCTTTGAAGCGGTCAGCATTCTGCTGCTGGTGGCGATTGTGGGCGCCGTGGCCCTGGTGCAGCGGCCCGAAGCCCAGCCCGACGGCGTGCCGGATGAACTGGAACAGCCCATCGGCGCCGCGCGGCCCGAACGGGCACCGACCCCCCGAACGGGCGCCCAGCCCGCGCTGCAGGCCGGGCGCGAAAGTGAGGTGAGCGCGTAA
- the nuoI gene encoding NADH-quinone oxidoreductase subunit NuoI: MGVLEIAKGMGVTLSKLFQKPVTVSYPEQRATLQPRFRGRHILTRHPGTGLEKCIGCSLCAAACPAYAIYVEAAENDPAAPVSPGERYAKVYEINMLRCIFCGMCEEACPTGAVVLGNEFEMADYRYRDFVYGKEDMLVGVTGSLPQRREAERKGKPVRLGFQLEGGVREELEGVKYQ, from the coding sequence ATGGGCGTGCTTGAGATCGCCAAAGGCATGGGCGTCACGCTGAGCAAGCTGTTTCAGAAGCCCGTGACGGTCAGTTACCCCGAGCAGCGGGCCACGCTGCAGCCGCGTTTCCGGGGGCGGCACATCCTCACGCGGCACCCGGGCACCGGGCTGGAGAAGTGCATCGGCTGCTCGCTGTGTGCCGCCGCCTGCCCGGCCTACGCCATCTACGTGGAGGCCGCCGAGAACGATCCGGCCGCCCCCGTCAGCCCTGGCGAACGCTACGCGAAGGTCTACGAGATCAATATGCTGCGCTGCATCTTCTGCGGCATGTGCGAGGAAGCCTGCCCCACCGGGGCCGTGGTGCTGGGCAACGAATTCGAGATGGCCGATTATCGCTACCGCGATTTCGTGTACGGCAAGGAAGACATGCTGGTCGGCGTCACCGGCAGCCTGCCCCAGCGCCGCGAGGCCGAGCGCAAAGGCAAGCCGGTGCGCCTGGGCTTTCAGCTCGAAGGCGGCGTGCGCGAGGAACTGGAAGGGGTGAAGTACCAGTGA
- the nuoH gene encoding NADH-quinone oxidoreductase subunit NuoH, with the protein MPDWLATLLISLLKAVLVVLGLLTTFAYMTLVERRLLGRMQLRPGPNRVGPMGLLQPAADAIKSIFKEDLNVTLADKLVYTLAPIVAIGMALTAFGGLPAGPAGSLFGENPWVYNLDAGILALLALTSMGVYGIFLGGWASGSKYPILGGLRSSAQMISYELGMGLSILGLLMLVGTTSFHKTFNDDGTLRALGFVEWQATNGWLILFQALGFALFLISSFAETNRTPFDLPEAEQEIVAGYLTEYSAIKWALFQMAEYVNMITASAVMATLFFGGWKGPQFLNGLIPGISEWPLIWLILKIAFFLFLFIWVRATLPRLRYDQLMRFGWKLVLPLALANTVMTAAFLAFRGQGGLWLLGVLSFAGLLALLIMSDRVRTLWNQPTVRREGEVRLGGGD; encoded by the coding sequence ATGCCCGACTGGCTCGCCACCCTCCTCATTTCGCTTCTCAAGGCTGTGCTGGTCGTGCTGGGGCTGCTCACCACCTTCGCGTACATGACGCTGGTGGAGCGCCGCCTGCTGGGCCGCATGCAGCTGCGCCCCGGGCCCAACCGGGTGGGCCCCATGGGCCTGTTGCAGCCCGCCGCCGACGCGATTAAAAGCATCTTCAAGGAAGACCTGAACGTCACGCTGGCCGACAAGCTGGTGTACACCCTGGCGCCCATCGTGGCCATTGGCATGGCGCTGACCGCTTTTGGTGGCCTGCCCGCTGGCCCGGCCGGTAGCCTATTTGGCGAGAACCCTTGGGTCTACAACCTGGACGCGGGCATTCTCGCGCTGCTGGCCCTGACCTCCATGGGCGTGTACGGCATCTTCCTGGGCGGCTGGGCCTCGGGTAGCAAATACCCGATTCTGGGTGGCCTGCGCTCCAGTGCGCAGATGATTTCCTACGAACTGGGCATGGGCCTGAGCATCCTGGGCCTGCTGATGCTGGTGGGCACCACCAGCTTCCATAAAACGTTCAATGACGACGGCACGCTGCGCGCGCTGGGTTTTGTTGAGTGGCAGGCCACGAACGGCTGGCTGATTCTGTTTCAGGCGCTGGGTTTCGCGCTCTTTCTGATCTCCTCGTTTGCCGAAACGAACCGCACCCCCTTTGACCTGCCCGAAGCCGAGCAGGAGATCGTGGCCGGGTACCTCACCGAATACTCTGCGATCAAGTGGGCGCTGTTTCAGATGGCGGAATACGTGAACATGATCACCGCCTCGGCGGTCATGGCCACGCTGTTCTTCGGCGGTTGGAAGGGCCCGCAGTTCCTGAACGGCCTGATTCCGGGCATCTCGGAGTGGCCGCTGATCTGGCTGATCCTGAAGATCGCCTTCTTCCTCTTCCTGTTCATCTGGGTGCGCGCCACCCTGCCCCGTTTGCGCTACGACCAGCTGATGCGCTTTGGCTGGAAGCTGGTGCTGCCCCTGGCGCTGGCGAACACGGTCATGACCGCCGCCTTCCTGGCCTTCCGGGGGCAGGGCGGCCTGTGGCTGCTGGGCGTGCTGAGCTTCGCGGGCCTGCTGGCCCTGCTGATCATGAGTGACCGCGTGCGCACGCTGTGGAACCAGCCCACGGTGCGCCGCGAAGGCGAAGTGCGGCTGGGGGGTGGGGACTGA
- the nuoG gene encoding NADH-quinone oxidoreductase subunit NuoG — protein sequence MKVIVDGTELELPAGTSAIDAVFESGGDVPYFCAHSYLSPIGACRMCLVETGSPRKNPDGSFVMEGEGDAARPKIFWFPKPMASCTMQATEGMHIRTAKTSDVVAKAQAGMMEFTLLNHPLDCPTCDKGGACELQDRAFEYGYGASRYGFDRRHADKHYPLSDFVILDQERCIHCKRCVRYFEEVPGQEVLDFIERGGHTFIDTEEGGLPLGFQGNITDICPVGALLDNVARFRGRNWEYDHTPTTCTLCPVGCSITADARNGRLERVVARENREVNEAWICDAGRFGHPFASEERLTTPLVRNEDGELVPATWDQAITAINRGLAGLPLADLGLFVGADATLEEGVALEALADALQARHVDHGPRQGVHIAPTATLTDVAQADFVAVLGADLGEEAPVLELRILEMLRGGVLPPEFAHGTAIADLRLVERPARKTERLAVIGGESRLWTHAGHRIAASGAAALSGLAQPGTPALRAVREALDKAERPVLILGADVLNAAGGSFAATLADLAGRTGAKVLALPAGPNSLGLSALNLVPRSGGLGLNRLAEVPAAFISRLDPGVRARGFTVVHDLHLTSTAQLADVVLPAVSNYEKRGTTVNLEGRLLPLASAAIQAGDSADLIRTLTALAEALGVKAPVRGLRGAQTLAQTRLGVQLADLPAQGQLHTFARTYTAPTQPHTPRLWTARMVRRDQDWVDRIADLTQGGWTLPVSPAGPQPGGDD from the coding sequence ATGAAAGTCATCGTTGACGGCACCGAACTCGAACTGCCGGCCGGGACCAGCGCCATTGACGCGGTCTTCGAGTCGGGCGGAGACGTGCCCTACTTCTGCGCGCATTCGTATCTCTCGCCTATTGGGGCCTGCCGCATGTGTCTGGTGGAAACCGGCAGCCCCCGCAAGAACCCGGACGGCTCGTTCGTGATGGAAGGGGAGGGGGACGCGGCCAGGCCCAAGATCTTCTGGTTCCCCAAACCCATGGCGTCGTGCACCATGCAGGCCACCGAGGGCATGCACATCCGCACCGCCAAGACCAGCGACGTGGTGGCCAAGGCGCAGGCCGGCATGATGGAATTCACCCTGCTGAACCACCCGCTGGACTGCCCCACCTGTGACAAGGGTGGCGCGTGCGAACTGCAGGACCGCGCTTTCGAGTACGGCTATGGTGCGAGCCGTTACGGCTTTGATCGCCGCCACGCCGACAAGCACTACCCGCTGTCCGACTTTGTGATTCTGGACCAGGAGCGCTGCATTCACTGCAAGCGCTGCGTGCGCTACTTCGAGGAAGTGCCGGGCCAGGAGGTGCTGGACTTCATCGAGCGCGGCGGCCACACCTTCATTGACACCGAAGAGGGCGGGCTGCCACTGGGCTTTCAGGGCAACATCACGGATATCTGCCCGGTGGGGGCGCTGCTGGACAACGTGGCGCGCTTCCGGGGCCGCAACTGGGAATACGACCACACGCCCACCACCTGCACCCTGTGCCCGGTGGGCTGCTCTATTACCGCCGACGCCCGCAACGGCCGCCTGGAGCGCGTGGTGGCCCGCGAAAACCGCGAGGTCAACGAGGCCTGGATCTGCGACGCGGGCCGCTTCGGGCACCCGTTTGCCAGCGAGGAACGGCTGACCACGCCCCTTGTTCGCAACGAGGATGGCGAACTGGTGCCTGCCACCTGGGATCAGGCCATCACCGCGATCAACCGTGGGCTGGCCGGGCTACCCCTGGCTGACCTGGGCCTGTTCGTGGGCGCCGATGCCACCCTGGAAGAAGGCGTGGCGCTCGAAGCCCTGGCCGACGCCCTGCAGGCCCGGCATGTGGACCACGGCCCCCGGCAGGGGGTGCATATTGCCCCCACCGCCACACTGACCGATGTGGCCCAGGCCGACTTTGTGGCGGTCCTGGGCGCCGACCTGGGCGAGGAAGCCCCGGTGCTGGAACTGCGCATTCTGGAAATGCTGCGCGGCGGCGTGCTGCCGCCCGAATTTGCGCACGGCACCGCCATTGCCGATCTGCGGCTGGTGGAGCGGCCCGCCCGCAAAACCGAGCGCCTCGCGGTCATTGGCGGGGAAAGTCGGCTGTGGACGCACGCGGGGCACCGCATCGCAGCCAGCGGCGCGGCGGCCCTGAGCGGGCTGGCCCAGCCGGGCACCCCCGCCCTGCGGGCCGTGCGCGAGGCCCTGGACAAGGCCGAGCGCCCCGTCCTGATTCTGGGCGCGGATGTGCTGAACGCGGCGGGGGGCTCATTCGCCGCCACGCTGGCCGATCTGGCCGGCCGGACCGGCGCGAAGGTGCTGGCCCTGCCCGCTGGCCCGAACAGCCTGGGCCTGAGTGCCCTGAACCTCGTGCCCCGCAGCGGTGGCCTGGGCCTGAACCGGCTGGCCGAGGTGCCCGCCGCCTTCATCAGCCGCCTGGACCCCGGTGTGCGGGCGCGCGGCTTCACGGTGGTGCACGACCTCCACCTGACCTCCACCGCGCAACTGGCCGATGTGGTGCTGCCCGCCGTGAGCAACTACGAGAAGCGCGGCACCACCGTCAATCTGGAAGGCCGCCTGCTGCCGCTGGCTTCGGCCGCTATTCAGGCGGGTGACTCGGCCGACCTGATCCGCACCCTGACCGCCCTGGCCGAGGCCCTGGGCGTGAAGGCCCCCGTGCGCGGCCTGCGCGGCGCCCAGACCCTGGCGCAGACCCGCCTGGGCGTGCAACTGGCCGATCTGCCAGCTCAGGGGCAGCTGCACACCTTCGCCCGCACCTACACGGCCCCCACCCAGCCCCACACCCCGCGCCTGTGGACCGCGCGCATGGTCCGGCGGGATCAGGACTGGGTGGACCGCATTGCGGACCTGACCCAGGGCGGCTGGACGCTGCCTGTGTCGCCAGCTGGCCCTCAGCCGGGAGGGGACGACTGA
- the nuoF gene encoding NADH-quinone oxidoreductase subunit NuoF, with the protein MTVAEPAPKPITSGKDPRFAPTLYAYVGQEGSWTLDFYRRAGGYEAVKRAFALGPDAVIEEVKKSGLRGRGGAGFATGLKWSFMPLKDGRQHYIICNADESEPGSFKDRYLLSEDPHQLIEGMLIAGYAMRASVGYIYIRGEYVHAAERLWAAIHEARAAGLLGENVLGSGFDFQLYVHRGAGAYICGEETALMNSLEGLRANPRLKPPFPAAAGLYGLPTTINNVETFCAATQILRYGADWHAGMGTEKSKGMKLFQISGPVARPGVYELPLGTTFRELIYDWAGGPLEEMKAIIPGGSSCPMLPWTDAILDTPMDYEAIAAAGSMLGTGGVTLIPKADCIVNATWNLVRFYGHESCGKCTPCREGISSWMTRMYQKLVTGRGQPGDVQLILDMSDNIGGRSFCALADACLGPVLSSIKLFREEYDALAQTGQPMYAPRKRWRDA; encoded by the coding sequence ATGACCGTGGCCGAGCCCGCCCCCAAGCCCATCACCAGCGGCAAGGACCCGCGCTTTGCGCCCACGCTGTACGCCTACGTGGGGCAGGAAGGCAGCTGGACCCTGGACTTCTACCGCCGCGCTGGCGGTTACGAGGCGGTCAAGCGCGCCTTTGCCCTGGGCCCCGACGCCGTGATCGAAGAGGTCAAGAAGTCGGGCCTGCGGGGGCGCGGCGGCGCCGGCTTTGCCACGGGCCTCAAGTGGTCGTTCATGCCGCTCAAGGATGGCCGCCAGCACTACATCATCTGCAACGCGGACGAGTCCGAGCCGGGCTCGTTCAAGGATCGTTACCTGCTGTCCGAAGACCCGCACCAGCTGATTGAAGGGATGCTGATCGCGGGGTACGCCATGCGCGCCAGCGTGGGCTACATCTACATTCGCGGTGAGTATGTGCACGCCGCCGAGCGCCTGTGGGCCGCCATTCACGAAGCGCGCGCGGCCGGGTTGCTGGGCGAGAACGTGCTGGGCAGCGGCTTCGATTTCCAGCTGTACGTGCACCGGGGCGCCGGGGCGTACATCTGCGGCGAGGAAACCGCCCTGATGAACTCGCTGGAAGGCCTGCGTGCCAACCCGCGCCTGAAGCCGCCCTTCCCGGCCGCCGCTGGCCTGTACGGCCTGCCCACCACCATCAACAATGTGGAAACCTTCTGCGCCGCCACCCAGATTCTGCGCTACGGCGCCGACTGGCACGCGGGCATGGGAACGGAAAAAAGCAAGGGCATGAAGCTCTTCCAGATTTCCGGGCCTGTGGCGCGGCCCGGCGTGTACGAACTGCCGCTGGGCACCACCTTCCGCGAACTGATTTACGACTGGGCAGGCGGCCCACTAGAAGAGATGAAGGCGATCATCCCGGGCGGCAGCAGTTGCCCCATGCTGCCCTGGACCGACGCGATCCTGGACACCCCGATGGACTACGAGGCCATTGCGGCGGCCGGGTCCATGCTGGGCACGGGCGGCGTGACCCTGATTCCGAAGGCCGACTGCATCGTGAACGCCACCTGGAATCTGGTGCGCTTCTACGGGCACGAGTCCTGCGGCAAATGCACGCCCTGCCGCGAAGGGATTTCGAGCTGGATGACCCGCATGTACCAGAAGCTGGTCACCGGGCGCGGGCAACCGGGCGATGTGCAGCTGATTCTGGACATGTCCGACAACATTGGCGGGCGGTCCTTCTGCGCCCTGGCCGACGCCTGCCTGGGCCCGGTGCTCAGTTCCATCAAGCTCTTCCGCGAGGAATACGACGCGCTGGCGCAGACCGGGCAGCCCATGTACGCGCCCAGGAAACGCTGGAGGGATGCGTGA
- the nuoE gene encoding NADH-quinone oxidoreductase subunit NuoE has protein sequence MSYFADKQPLVADIFSRYPDSPQGRRSALMPLLREVQDAEGFVSETRMAEIAALVGTTATEVRSVMSFYSTYHTVPTGRYHLQVCSTLMCALAGSDELWDHLVDTLDVQPGEVTSDGRFSVQKVECLGSCGTAPMMQINDDGYYENVGPSKCARILADLRADRQPLPDNPVPVTVTAEGRQLMANGQAVGTSVTGLAVLPSPGGTA, from the coding sequence TTGTCTTACTTCGCGGATAAACAACCACTGGTGGCGGATATTTTCAGTCGCTACCCCGATTCGCCGCAGGGCCGCCGCTCGGCGCTGATGCCGCTGCTGCGGGAAGTGCAGGACGCTGAGGGTTTTGTTTCAGAAACCCGAATGGCGGAAATTGCCGCGCTGGTGGGCACCACGGCCACCGAAGTGCGCAGCGTCATGAGTTTCTATTCCACCTACCACACGGTGCCCACGGGCCGGTACCACCTGCAGGTCTGCTCCACGCTGATGTGCGCGCTGGCGGGCTCGGATGAGCTGTGGGACCACCTCGTGGACACGCTGGATGTGCAGCCCGGCGAAGTGACCAGTGACGGCCGGTTCAGCGTGCAGAAAGTGGAGTGTCTGGGCAGCTGCGGCACCGCGCCCATGATGCAGATCAACGACGACGGCTACTACGAGAACGTGGGGCCGAGCAAATGCGCCCGGATTCTGGCCGACCTGCGCGCAGACCGTCAGCCGCTGCCGGATAACCCCGTGCCGGTGACGGTCACGGCCGAAGGCCGGCAGCTGATGGCCAATGGGCAGGCCGTGGGCACCAGCGTGACCGGTCTGGCCGTGCTGCCCAGCCCAGGAGGCACCGCATGA
- the nuoD gene encoding NADH dehydrogenase (quinone) subunit D yields MGPDHQESDRAERLGAEETGALMHTEIMSLNVGPQHPSTHGVLRLVVDMDGEYVVKVTPHMGYLHTGFEKTFEHRTYQQGVTYAPRTDYLHCFGHELAYVLSVEKLLSAQVPDRATTVRVILHELGRIHSHLVFVGTGLLDLGALTPFFYAFREKEALQDLFEAVCGYRMNQGYFRVGGLSRDIPEDWPGRVAKFLDQMDRGVDEYSTLFAQNPIFLDRAKGVGVIPPEVAIDLGLTGPNLRASGVPLDHRKDNPYCGYEQYDFNVITSQDGDSLARFNMRLLEFRESIKIVRQALKLLKPGPVKDPNRKISLPPRHELETSMEAVIHHFKLVTEGFHPPTGEVYVPVESARGEVGYYIVSDGGSMPYRVKIRAPSFVNLQALEYACVGAQFADLITILATIDPVLGDVDR; encoded by the coding sequence ATGGGGCCGGATCATCAGGAAAGTGACCGCGCTGAGCGGCTGGGCGCCGAGGAGACAGGGGCGCTGATGCACACCGAGATCATGTCGCTGAACGTGGGGCCGCAGCATCCCTCCACGCACGGCGTGCTGCGCTTGGTGGTGGACATGGACGGCGAGTACGTGGTGAAGGTGACCCCGCACATGGGCTACCTGCACACGGGCTTTGAAAAGACCTTCGAGCACCGCACCTACCAGCAGGGCGTGACCTACGCGCCGCGCACCGATTACCTGCACTGCTTCGGGCACGAACTGGCCTACGTCCTGAGCGTGGAAAAGTTGCTCTCGGCGCAGGTGCCGGACCGCGCGACCACTGTGCGGGTGATTCTGCACGAGCTGGGGCGCATTCACAGCCACCTTGTGTTCGTGGGCACGGGGCTGCTGGACCTAGGCGCCCTGACGCCGTTCTTCTACGCCTTCCGCGAGAAAGAAGCGCTGCAGGACCTCTTTGAAGCCGTCTGCGGCTACCGAATGAACCAGGGCTACTTCCGGGTGGGCGGTCTGAGCCGCGATATTCCCGAAGACTGGCCGGGCCGCGTGGCGAAATTCCTGGACCAGATGGACCGGGGCGTGGACGAATACAGCACGCTGTTTGCCCAGAACCCCATCTTTCTGGACCGGGCCAAGGGCGTGGGCGTCATTCCGCCCGAAGTGGCCATTGACCTGGGCCTGACCGGGCCCAACCTGCGGGCCAGCGGCGTGCCCCTGGACCACCGCAAGGACAATCCGTACTGCGGTTACGAGCAGTACGACTTCAACGTGATCACCAGCCAGGACGGCGACAGTCTGGCGCGCTTCAACATGCGCCTGCTGGAGTTCCGCGAGAGCATCAAGATCGTGCGGCAGGCCCTGAAATTGCTGAAGCCCGGGCCCGTGAAGGACCCCAACCGCAAGATTTCGCTGCCGCCCCGCCACGAACTGGAAACCAGCATGGAAGCCGTTATTCACCACTTTAAGCTGGTGACCGAAGGGTTCCACCCGCCCACCGGCGAAGTGTACGTGCCGGTGGAGAGTGCGCGCGGCGAGGTGGGGTACTACATCGTCTCGGACGGCGGGAGTATGCCCTACCGCGTGAAGATTCGCGCGCCCAGCTTCGTAAACCTGCAGGCCCTGGAATACGCCTGCGTGGGCGCGCAATTCGCCGACCTGATCACCATTCTGGCCACGATTGACCCCGTGCTGGGAGATGTGGACCGGTGA
- a CDS encoding NADH-quinone oxidoreductase subunit C — MPVAPVAAAPVPAPPSRDVTPLMRELGLDEDHAAEPTAVVPAGHLRAVAQALKERGFMLMDTVGIDYSAYTEQRPRRFAVLHNLYHPRDHRRLFLRVWLDDGEALDSLYPVWKAANYLEREVYDLLGIVFTGHPDLRKVLTPDDLEGHPLRKDFPLGESPTLFREGRFLDPAAFRAGLTGRDAGMTGYRGEFRRGERGERLPPVMPEGGPK; from the coding sequence TTGCCTGTGGCCCCGGTGGCAGCCGCGCCCGTCCCAGCCCCCCCTTCGCGCGACGTGACGCCCTTGATGCGCGAACTGGGGCTGGACGAAGACCACGCCGCCGAGCCCACCGCCGTGGTGCCGGCCGGGCACCTGCGCGCGGTGGCCCAGGCCCTGAAGGAACGCGGCTTCATGCTGATGGACACGGTGGGCATTGACTACAGCGCCTACACCGAACAGCGGCCCAGGCGTTTTGCGGTGCTGCACAACCTCTACCACCCCCGCGACCACCGCCGCCTGTTCCTGCGCGTGTGGCTGGACGACGGCGAGGCCCTGGACAGCCTGTATCCGGTGTGGAAGGCCGCCAACTACCTGGAACGCGAGGTCTACGACCTGCTGGGGATTGTGTTCACCGGCCACCCCGACCTGCGCAAGGTGCTGACCCCCGACGACCTGGAAGGCCACCCCCTGCGCAAGGATTTCCCGCTGGGCGAAAGCCCCACCCTGTTCCGCGAGGGCCGCTTTCTGGACCCCGCCGCCTTTCGCGCGGGCCTGACCGGCCGCGACGCGGGTATGACCGGCTACCGGGGCGAATTCCGCCGGGGCGAGCGCGGCGAGCGCCTGCCCCCCGTGATGCCGGAAGGCGGACCGAAATGA
- a CDS encoding NuoB/complex I 20 kDa subunit family protein, giving the protein MALKELFEKDWQELESEGVLFSSLEKLVAWGRSNSLWPATFGLACCAIEMMSSTDGRNDLARFGSEVFRASPRQADVMIVAGRLSKKMAPIMRRVYDQMPDPKWVISMGACASSGGMFNNYAIVQNVDTVVPVDIFVPGCPPRPEALIYAVMQLQKKVRGEAFDQMGHQLPMVDAWTR; this is encoded by the coding sequence ATGGCCCTAAAAGAGCTCTTTGAAAAAGACTGGCAGGAACTGGAATCCGAAGGCGTCCTCTTCTCCAGTCTGGAAAAGCTGGTGGCGTGGGGGCGCAGCAACAGCCTTTGGCCCGCCACCTTCGGGCTGGCGTGCTGCGCCATTGAGATGATGAGTTCCACAGACGGGCGCAACGACTTGGCGCGCTTTGGCTCGGAGGTGTTCCGCGCCTCGCCCCGGCAGGCCGACGTGATGATCGTGGCTGGGCGCCTGAGCAAGAAGATGGCCCCGATCATGCGCCGGGTGTACGACCAGATGCCGGACCCCAAATGGGTGATCAGCATGGGGGCCTGCGCCAGTTCGGGCGGGATGTTCAACAACTACGCGATTGTGCAGAACGTGGACACGGTGGTGCCCGTGGACATCTTCGTGCCCGGTTGCCCGCCCCGCCCCGAAGCCCTGATTTACGCCGTGATGCAGCTGCAGAAGAAGGTGCGCGGCGAAGCCTTTGACCAGATGGGCCACCAGCTGCCGATGGTGGACGCGTGGACCCGGTGA
- a CDS encoding NADH-quinone oxidoreductase subunit A yields the protein MLLVSLGIGIVAVLASALLGPKRRGSRTKLMAYESGNDPEGGVGTGQRFPVHFYLVAMLFIIFDIETAFFYPLAVAYQKLIPFAFFEAITFVALLLVGYVYILKKRVLEWN from the coding sequence ATGCTGCTCGTGTCGCTGGGCATCGGCATTGTTGCCGTGCTGGCCAGCGCCCTTCTGGGCCCCAAACGCCGGGGCAGCCGCACCAAGCTCATGGCTTACGAAAGCGGCAACGACCCCGAAGGTGGGGTGGGCACCGGCCAGCGCTTCCCAGTGCACTTCTATCTGGTCGCCATGCTCTTCATCATCTTCGACATCGAGACGGCGTTCTTCTACCCGCTGGCGGTGGCCTACCAGAAGCTGATTCCCTTTGCGTTCTTCGAGGCGATCACCTTCGTGGCGCTGCTGCTGGTGGGCTACGTCTACATCCTGAAGAAGCGGGTGCTGGAATGGAACTAA